One Sphingomicrobium sp. XHP0239 DNA segment encodes these proteins:
- the pdhA gene encoding pyruvate dehydrogenase (acetyl-transferring) E1 component subunit alpha — MAKKPARKAPSKKAASRTLDSQKNMPEPPQPKRYEATQDQLLELYKQMLLIRRFEERAGQLYGLGLIGGFCHLYIGQEAVAVGLQSAMEVGKDSVITGYRDHGHMLAYGIDPNVIMAELTGRAAGISKGKGGSMHMFSVEHGFYGGHGIVGAQVSLGTGLAFKHQYSGDGGVNLSYFGDGAANQGQVYESFNMAELWDLPIIYAIENNQYAMGTSVKRSASEPELWKRGKSFQIPGIQVDGMDVLAVRGAAEVALEWTRSGKGPILLELMTYRYRGHSMSDPAKYRTRDEVDSFRGGRDPLEQAKQELLNMGAGEEELKAIDDEIKERIKEAAKFAEDAPEPEADELYTDVLVESY, encoded by the coding sequence ATGGCGAAGAAGCCGGCCCGAAAGGCGCCTTCGAAGAAGGCCGCATCGCGAACCCTCGATTCCCAGAAGAATATGCCCGAACCGCCTCAGCCGAAGCGCTACGAGGCGACACAGGACCAACTGCTCGAACTCTACAAGCAGATGCTCCTCATCCGCCGGTTCGAAGAGCGTGCCGGCCAGCTTTACGGCCTCGGGCTCATCGGCGGATTCTGTCACCTTTATATTGGGCAGGAAGCGGTCGCCGTTGGCCTCCAGTCGGCGATGGAAGTCGGCAAGGACAGCGTCATCACCGGCTATCGCGACCATGGCCACATGCTTGCCTACGGCATCGATCCCAACGTGATCATGGCCGAACTGACCGGACGGGCCGCCGGTATTTCGAAGGGCAAGGGCGGCTCGATGCACATGTTCAGCGTCGAACATGGTTTCTACGGCGGTCACGGCATTGTCGGGGCGCAGGTCAGCCTCGGCACCGGTCTTGCCTTCAAGCACCAGTATAGCGGCGATGGAGGCGTCAACCTGTCCTATTTCGGCGACGGCGCGGCGAACCAGGGCCAGGTCTACGAGAGCTTCAACATGGCCGAGCTGTGGGATCTGCCAATCATCTACGCTATCGAGAACAACCAATATGCGATGGGCACGAGCGTGAAGCGCTCGGCGTCCGAACCCGAACTGTGGAAACGCGGGAAGAGCTTTCAGATCCCCGGCATCCAAGTCGACGGGATGGACGTCCTGGCAGTGCGCGGGGCGGCAGAAGTCGCGCTGGAATGGACGCGCAGCGGGAAGGGGCCGATCCTGCTCGAACTGATGACCTATCGGTATCGCGGCCATTCGATGTCCGACCCCGCCAAATATCGCACGCGCGACGAGGTCGACAGTTTCCGGGGCGGACGCGATCCGCTCGAACAGGCGAAGCAGGAATTGCTGAATATGGGCGCGGGCGAGGAAGAGCTCAAGGCGATCGACGACGAGATCAAGGAGCGCATCAAGGAGGCGGCCAAGTTCGCCGAAGACGCACCGGAGCCGGAGGCGGACGAACTCTATACCGACGTTCTGGTGGAGAGCTATTGA
- a CDS encoding pyruvate dehydrogenase complex E1 component subunit beta, which yields MATELKMPALSPTMEEGTLAKWLKSEGDEVAAGDILAEIETDKATMEFEAVDEGTLLKILVPEGTDNVAVGTAIAMIGEEGEDVSDDAAPANAEASNDDGEGKDVGREESEAAITKDLPSTSKISHVYADLPEGTETVATSVREALRDAMAEEMRSDDRVFVMGEEVAEYQGAYKVTQGLLDEFGSKRVVDTPITEHGFAGLGAGAAMGGLRPVIEFMTFNFAMQAIDHIINSAAKTNYMSGGQMRCPIVFRGPNGAASRVAAQHSQNYGPWYASVPGLIVIAPYTAADAKGLLKAAIRSEDPVVFLENELLYGQNFDVPQVDDYVLPIGKARIAREGSDVTIVSYSIGVGVALDAANRLAEDGIDAEVIDLRTLRPLDRGTVLASLAKTNRMVSVEEGWPGCSISSEIMAIAMEEGFDDLDAPVLRVTNEDVPLPYAANLEKLALIKPEAVVEAVRRVTYR from the coding sequence ATGGCGACCGAACTGAAGATGCCCGCCCTCTCGCCGACGATGGAAGAGGGCACGCTCGCAAAGTGGCTCAAGTCCGAGGGCGACGAGGTCGCGGCGGGCGATATTCTCGCCGAAATCGAGACCGACAAGGCGACGATGGAATTCGAAGCGGTCGACGAGGGGACGCTGCTCAAGATTCTCGTACCCGAAGGGACCGACAATGTCGCCGTCGGAACTGCGATCGCGATGATCGGCGAGGAAGGCGAGGACGTTTCGGATGATGCGGCACCGGCCAACGCCGAAGCCTCGAACGACGACGGAGAAGGCAAGGACGTCGGACGAGAGGAAAGCGAGGCAGCGATTACCAAGGACCTGCCGTCCACCAGCAAGATCAGCCACGTCTACGCCGACCTTCCCGAGGGCACCGAAACGGTCGCCACCAGCGTGCGCGAGGCCTTGCGCGACGCGATGGCCGAGGAAATGCGGTCCGACGATCGCGTCTTCGTGATGGGCGAGGAAGTTGCCGAATATCAGGGCGCCTACAAGGTCACGCAGGGCCTGCTCGATGAATTTGGATCGAAGCGCGTCGTCGATACGCCCATCACCGAACATGGGTTCGCAGGACTGGGCGCCGGCGCCGCGATGGGCGGCCTTCGCCCCGTCATCGAGTTCATGACCTTCAATTTCGCTATGCAGGCGATCGATCACATCATCAATTCGGCCGCGAAGACGAATTACATGTCCGGCGGCCAGATGCGTTGCCCCATCGTGTTCCGCGGTCCCAATGGCGCCGCCAGTCGCGTCGCGGCGCAGCACAGCCAGAATTACGGCCCGTGGTACGCCAGCGTCCCGGGACTTATCGTCATCGCGCCCTACACCGCCGCCGACGCGAAGGGGCTGTTGAAAGCTGCGATCCGCAGCGAGGACCCGGTCGTCTTCCTCGAGAACGAATTGCTCTACGGGCAGAATTTCGACGTGCCGCAGGTCGACGACTATGTCCTCCCGATCGGCAAGGCGCGGATTGCGCGCGAGGGAAGCGACGTCACCATCGTCAGCTATTCGATCGGCGTGGGCGTGGCGCTCGACGCCGCGAACAGACTTGCCGAGGACGGCATCGATGCGGAGGTCATCGATCTGCGCACCCTGCGTCCGCTCGACCGCGGCACCGTGCTCGCCAGCCTCGCCAAGACCAATCGAATGGTCAGCGTCGAGGAAGGCTGGCCCGGCTGTTCGATCAGCAGCGAAATCATGGCCATCGCGATGGAGGAAGGGTTCGACGATCTGGACGCCCCCGTCCTTCGCGTCACCAACGAGGACGTGCCGCTGCCCTATGCCGCCAATCTCGAGAAGCTGGCGCTGATCAAGCCCGAGGCGGTCGTGGAGGCAGTGCGGCGCGTCACCTATCGCTGA
- the trmFO gene encoding methylenetetrahydrofolate--tRNA-(uracil(54)-C(5))-methyltransferase (FADH(2)-oxidizing) TrmFO yields MTHQIHIIGGGLAGSEAAWQLAEAGVKVRLSEMRGGGDSTPAHDTDRLAEMVCSNSFRSDDAGSNAVGLLHQEMRRLGSVIMAKADAHSVPAGSALAVDRHLFADAVTHAVEGHPNIAVVRERIDALPETGLTIIATGPLTGTALADSIAKATGKDALAFFDAIAPIVHRDSVDMDIAWFQSRWDKASASGGDKDYLNCPMDKAQYDAFVAALVEGEKTEFKEWEKDTPYFEGCMPIEVMAERGPETLRHGPMKPVGLDDPRTGRWPHAVVQLRQDNALGTLWNMVGFQTKLKWGAQKEIFRTIPGLEKAEFARLGGIHRNSFIRSPELLDDQLRLKSAPHIRFAGQITGCEGYLESAAVGLMAARFAAAEMKGERFTAPPVETAFGALLGHITGGADASTYQPMNINFGLMPPITGRKMKKTDRRKAYTNRARAAFAAWVEAENVEDKLPVAAE; encoded by the coding sequence ATGACCCATCAAATTCATATCATCGGTGGCGGTCTCGCCGGATCGGAAGCCGCCTGGCAACTCGCGGAGGCTGGCGTGAAGGTGCGCTTGTCCGAAATGCGCGGCGGCGGCGACAGCACGCCCGCGCACGACACCGACCGGCTTGCCGAGATGGTCTGTTCCAACAGCTTCCGTTCCGACGATGCGGGATCGAACGCGGTCGGCCTGTTGCATCAAGAAATGCGGCGCCTGGGTTCGGTCATCATGGCGAAGGCCGATGCACACTCGGTTCCCGCAGGATCGGCGCTTGCGGTCGATCGCCACCTGTTTGCCGACGCCGTGACGCATGCGGTCGAAGGGCATCCGAACATCGCGGTCGTTCGCGAACGGATCGACGCGCTTCCCGAAACGGGCCTCACGATCATCGCGACCGGCCCTCTCACGGGAACGGCCCTCGCCGACAGCATTGCCAAGGCGACCGGCAAGGATGCGCTGGCCTTCTTCGATGCCATCGCGCCGATCGTGCATCGCGACAGCGTGGACATGGACATCGCCTGGTTCCAGTCGCGCTGGGACAAGGCTTCGGCTTCAGGCGGCGACAAGGATTACCTCAATTGCCCGATGGACAAGGCGCAGTACGACGCGTTCGTGGCCGCGCTGGTCGAAGGGGAAAAGACCGAGTTCAAGGAATGGGAGAAGGACACCCCCTATTTCGAGGGCTGCATGCCGATCGAGGTGATGGCCGAACGCGGGCCGGAAACGCTTCGGCACGGGCCGATGAAACCCGTCGGTCTCGACGATCCGCGAACCGGTCGCTGGCCTCACGCGGTCGTGCAGCTTCGGCAGGACAATGCGTTGGGCACGCTCTGGAACATGGTGGGATTTCAGACCAAGCTCAAATGGGGTGCTCAAAAGGAAATCTTCCGCACCATCCCAGGTCTGGAGAAGGCCGAGTTTGCCCGCCTTGGCGGCATTCATCGCAACAGTTTCATTCGTTCGCCCGAATTGCTCGATGATCAGTTGCGGCTGAAGTCCGCGCCGCACATCCGGTTCGCAGGACAGATTACGGGCTGCGAAGGCTATCTCGAAAGTGCGGCGGTGGGACTTATGGCAGCCCGTTTCGCTGCGGCCGAGATGAAGGGAGAGCGGTTCACTGCCCCGCCCGTCGAAACCGCTTTCGGAGCGCTGCTCGGTCATATCACCGGCGGCGCGGACGCCAGCACCTATCAGCCCATGAACATCAACTTCGGCCTGATGCCCCCGATTACCGGTCGAAAGATGAAGAAGACCGACCGGCGCAAGGCCTATACGAACCGGGCGCGCGCCGCGTTCGCGGCGTGGGTCGAAGCGGAAAATGTCGAGGACAAGCTGCCCGTCGCAGCGGAATAG
- a CDS encoding host attachment family protein: MGIATDTLVLVTDGRKMLFLRNEGDTEHMNLEVESKRRRDDSPDRDLGTDEPGSVFSSGSNARSSYEETDFHQLEEDRWVHEAADLVNSRALKNEFEQLVIIAPPKALGELRPKLHKETEKRTILQIDKEMTNQPLKDIEELIEGETAKEAPPEVLS; this comes from the coding sequence ATGGGTATCGCCACCGACACGCTGGTCCTCGTCACCGACGGCCGCAAGATGCTGTTCCTTCGCAACGAAGGCGACACGGAGCACATGAACCTCGAGGTGGAGTCCAAACGCCGCCGCGACGACAGCCCCGACCGCGATCTTGGCACCGACGAGCCGGGCAGCGTTTTCTCTTCGGGATCGAACGCTCGTTCCTCCTATGAGGAAACCGATTTTCATCAGCTCGAGGAGGATCGCTGGGTCCACGAGGCCGCCGACCTCGTCAATTCGCGCGCGCTCAAGAACGAATTCGAGCAGCTCGTCATCATCGCTCCCCCGAAAGCGCTCGGCGAACTTCGTCCCAAGCTCCACAAGGAGACCGAGAAGCGCACGATCCTCCAGATCGACAAGGAGATGACGAACCAGCCGCTTAAGGACATCGAGGAACTCATCGAAGGCGAAACCGCCAAGGAAGCGCCGCCCGAAGTGTTGAGCTAG
- the gyrA gene encoding DNA gyrase subunit A, whose product MVDTPGDTLPVPSGDIEPISIVDEMKSSYLDYAMSVIVSRALPDVRDGLKPVHRRILYACQEAGYVAGRPYRKSSRIVGDVMGKYHPHGDSAIYDALARMTQDWSLRVPLVDGQGNFGSMDPDPPAAMRYTEARLAKVANFLLGDIDKETVAFQDNYDGSESEPTVLPARFPNLLVNGAGGIAVGMATNIPPHNLGEVIQACKAYIEDPAISVEGLMEYVKGPDFPTGASLLGASGIRAAYTTGRGSMMLRSKYDIEEGRGDKQQIVLTEIPYQVGKAGLVEKIAEAAKDKRIEGVADIRDESNREGVRIVIECKRDATPEVILNQLWRHTPAQSSFAANMLAIRGGKPETLDLRDMIAAFVKFREEVITKRSKFELAKARERAHLLLGLVVAVTNLDEVVAIIRGSATPAEAREKLLAREWGMEEIRPYIELVEGVVSTQGEGSYRLSEAQVKAILELRLHRLTQLGRDEIGDELKELSVTIEELLEILSNRARLYEVLREELDEVEDQYATPRRTELAPAADGIEDEDLIEIEDMVVTVTHTGYIKRTPLALFREQKRGGKGRAGMSTKDEDVVTNLFVTTTHNPVLFFSNKGIVYRKKVWKLPEGGPAAKGRPMVNLLPLAEDEKITTVLPLPQDEAEWAGLHLMFATEGGTVRRNSMDAFTNVPSNGKIAMKFDEGEDGRPSDRLVGVDLLTEDDDVLLATRDGKAIRFEATKVREFASRASTGVRGIRLLGDDKVISMSILGSTGSTAEEREAYLRSPVWRDNDGAAGLDAERYARLADKEEFLLTVTENGYGKRTSTFEYRVTNRGGQGVANIVTSERNGGVVASFPVAQGEQLMLVTDQGKMIRTSVADIRIAGRNTQGVTIFNVSKNEKVVSVALIDEEEEPENVAEEAAADDLQGDEKTVAPTEGADTSDDSAAGPQGE is encoded by the coding sequence ATGGTCGACACCCCCGGCGATACTCTCCCCGTCCCCTCAGGCGACATCGAACCAATCTCGATCGTGGACGAGATGAAGTCGAGCTATCTCGACTACGCGATGAGCGTGATCGTCAGCCGCGCCTTGCCGGATGTACGTGACGGATTGAAGCCGGTCCATCGCCGCATTCTCTATGCCTGTCAGGAAGCGGGCTACGTCGCAGGTCGGCCGTATCGCAAATCCAGCCGTATCGTCGGTGACGTCATGGGTAAGTACCACCCCCACGGCGACAGCGCGATCTACGACGCGCTCGCGCGTATGACGCAGGACTGGAGTCTGCGGGTCCCGTTGGTCGACGGTCAGGGGAACTTCGGGTCGATGGACCCCGATCCCCCCGCCGCCATGCGCTACACCGAGGCGCGACTCGCGAAGGTCGCGAATTTCCTGCTCGGCGACATCGACAAGGAAACGGTCGCCTTCCAGGATAACTACGACGGATCCGAAAGCGAGCCGACCGTGCTTCCGGCGCGCTTCCCGAATCTGCTCGTCAACGGCGCGGGCGGTATCGCGGTCGGCATGGCAACCAACATACCGCCGCACAATCTGGGCGAGGTGATCCAGGCCTGCAAAGCCTATATCGAGGATCCAGCCATCAGTGTCGAAGGGCTGATGGAATATGTGAAGGGTCCCGATTTCCCGACGGGCGCCTCCTTGCTCGGCGCCAGCGGGATTCGCGCGGCCTACACCACCGGTCGCGGGTCGATGATGCTGCGGTCGAAATACGATATCGAGGAGGGGCGCGGCGACAAGCAGCAGATCGTGCTGACCGAAATCCCCTACCAGGTGGGCAAGGCCGGGCTAGTCGAGAAGATTGCCGAGGCCGCGAAGGACAAGCGGATCGAGGGCGTCGCGGACATCCGCGATGAATCGAACCGCGAGGGCGTGCGCATCGTCATCGAGTGCAAGCGAGACGCGACGCCCGAGGTGATCCTCAACCAGCTGTGGCGGCATACGCCCGCGCAATCCAGCTTTGCGGCCAACATGCTCGCGATCCGTGGCGGCAAGCCCGAGACGCTCGACCTTCGCGACATGATCGCGGCGTTCGTCAAGTTCCGCGAAGAGGTCATCACCAAGCGCTCGAAGTTCGAGCTCGCCAAGGCACGCGAGCGGGCGCACCTGTTGCTGGGTCTGGTCGTGGCCGTCACCAATCTGGACGAGGTCGTGGCGATCATCCGTGGATCGGCCACGCCTGCCGAAGCCCGCGAAAAGCTGCTGGCGCGCGAGTGGGGAATGGAGGAAATCCGCCCCTACATCGAACTGGTCGAAGGCGTCGTCTCCACGCAGGGCGAAGGCAGCTACCGCCTCTCCGAAGCGCAGGTGAAGGCGATCCTCGAACTGCGTCTGCACCGCCTCACCCAGCTCGGCCGCGACGAGATCGGCGACGAGTTGAAGGAGCTGTCGGTCACCATCGAGGAATTGCTCGAGATTCTGTCCAACCGCGCGCGGCTCTACGAAGTGTTGCGCGAGGAGCTGGACGAGGTCGAGGATCAGTACGCGACCCCCCGCAGGACCGAACTCGCGCCGGCTGCCGATGGCATCGAGGACGAGGATCTGATCGAGATCGAGGACATGGTCGTGACGGTGACCCACACCGGCTACATCAAGCGCACTCCTCTCGCCCTGTTCCGCGAACAGAAGCGCGGCGGCAAGGGCCGTGCCGGGATGAGCACCAAGGACGAGGATGTCGTCACGAACCTGTTCGTGACGACAACGCACAACCCGGTCCTGTTCTTCTCGAACAAGGGGATCGTCTACCGCAAGAAGGTGTGGAAGCTGCCCGAGGGCGGTCCGGCGGCGAAGGGCCGTCCGATGGTCAACCTGCTTCCCTTGGCCGAAGACGAGAAGATCACGACAGTCCTTCCCTTGCCGCAGGACGAGGCGGAATGGGCCGGCCTGCACCTGATGTTCGCGACGGAGGGCGGCACCGTCCGCCGCAACAGCATGGATGCGTTCACCAACGTTCCCTCGAACGGCAAGATCGCGATGAAGTTCGACGAGGGCGAAGATGGACGGCCGAGCGACCGGCTCGTGGGCGTTGATCTGTTGACCGAGGACGACGACGTGCTTCTCGCCACGCGCGACGGCAAGGCGATCCGCTTCGAGGCTACCAAAGTACGCGAGTTCGCCAGCCGCGCCTCGACCGGCGTTCGCGGCATCAGATTGCTGGGCGACGACAAGGTGATTTCGATGTCGATCCTGGGGTCCACCGGCTCGACGGCGGAAGAACGCGAGGCGTATCTGCGTTCTCCCGTCTGGCGCGACAATGACGGTGCCGCGGGGCTGGATGCCGAGCGCTACGCACGTCTCGCCGACAAGGAGGAATTCCTCCTGACCGTGACCGAGAACGGCTACGGCAAGCGCACCAGCACCTTCGAATATCGAGTCACCAACCGCGGCGGCCAGGGGGTGGCGAACATCGTGACCAGCGAACGCAACGGCGGTGTTGTCGCCAGCTTCCCGGTGGCGCAGGGCGAGCAACTGATGCTCGTGACAGACCAGGGCAAGATGATCCGCACCAGCGTCGCCGACATCCGCATCGCGGGCCGCAATACGCAGGGTGTCACGATCTTCAACGTCTCCAAGAACGAGAAAGTCGTCTCGGTGGCCTTGATCGACGAGGAAGAAGAGCCCGAGAACGTGGCCGAGGAAGCCGCAGCGGACGATCTGCAAGGAGATGAAAAGACGGTCGCTCCGACCGAGGGCGCGGACACGAGCGACGATAGCGCGGCCGGTCCGCAGGGCGAATAG
- a CDS encoding YaaA family protein, producing the protein MLIILSPAKSLDLDTPYDDEPSVPRFERKAAQIARAAQTLDADDLKRIMRVSDKLATLNKERYANYFDTDTRPAIRTFAGDVYRGFDAASIDDDAMDYAQDHVRILSGLYGLLRPLDRMRPYRLEMGTGWSPEKGEEGKLTEYWGDAVAKELRKQLREEGSNVLLNLASNEYYDVVRGQLPTKLTIVAPDFRVRTAKGLQFQSFAAKVARGAMARWVCDERIESVEALRDFDRDGWRYSEEDSDENAPLFVREG; encoded by the coding sequence ATGCTGATCATTCTTTCGCCCGCCAAGTCCCTCGATCTCGATACTCCCTACGACGACGAACCGAGCGTTCCCCGCTTCGAGCGCAAGGCGGCGCAAATCGCCCGTGCCGCTCAAACCCTGGATGCCGACGATCTGAAGCGCATCATGAGGGTGTCGGACAAACTCGCCACCCTCAACAAGGAACGTTACGCTAATTATTTCGATACCGACACGCGGCCCGCCATCCGTACGTTCGCCGGCGATGTCTACCGAGGCTTCGACGCGGCCAGTATCGACGACGACGCGATGGACTATGCCCAGGACCATGTGCGCATCCTGTCGGGACTCTATGGCCTTCTGCGTCCGCTCGACCGAATGCGACCCTATCGGCTCGAGATGGGAACGGGATGGTCGCCGGAGAAAGGCGAGGAAGGCAAGCTCACCGAATATTGGGGAGATGCCGTCGCCAAGGAATTGCGCAAACAGTTGCGGGAGGAAGGATCGAACGTCCTGCTCAACCTTGCCAGCAACGAATATTACGATGTCGTTCGCGGTCAATTGCCCACGAAACTCACGATCGTGGCGCCAGACTTCCGGGTGCGCACGGCGAAAGGCCTCCAGTTCCAGAGCTTTGCCGCCAAGGTGGCGCGCGGCGCGATGGCGCGCTGGGTCTGCGACGAACGGATCGAGAGCGTCGAGGCGCTTCGCGACTTCGACCGGGATGGCTGGCGCTACTCTGAAGAGGATTCGGACGAGAACGCGCCATTGTTCGTGCGCGAGGGCTAG
- a CDS encoding tetratricopeptide repeat protein has protein sequence MKAVFTALTLALTGTALTAMPATANAQDAEQYKPQFSQKGGQALAKIQTAMTDGQMDAVPGLITAAENQVETADDRFVLGQLKLNYAVETENLADMYAALKMMRDSNSPQIDRARLGEQFLSVSDTAYRVPNYALSADIARDAVALDPNSNQAVLFLADSIYKSGDAPKAFATYKQYIDQRNAAGQTVPEEWYQRAVGLAYNEKVPGMMPLAARWVSAYPTDANWREVVALLQDARQYSDAEVIDVLRFQRAVGVMPQAGDYAYLADQLLAQGFPGEAKAVMDDGVAKGIVDPSNSTYAEVIRIANEKARGDRASLDSVEAATANQLRGMIATADAYYGYGDYANAVAIYQAALSRDGVDANTVNLRLGMAAGMNGDMATANAAFDRVGGNYDALADLWQAWFATQG, from the coding sequence ATGAAAGCCGTTTTCACCGCTCTTACGCTTGCTCTGACCGGCACCGCCTTGACGGCGATGCCCGCGACCGCCAACGCGCAGGACGCCGAGCAGTACAAGCCGCAGTTCTCGCAGAAGGGCGGCCAGGCGCTCGCCAAGATCCAGACCGCGATGACTGACGGCCAGATGGATGCGGTCCCGGGTCTGATCACGGCAGCGGAGAATCAGGTCGAAACGGCCGACGATCGCTTCGTGCTGGGTCAGCTGAAGCTGAACTATGCGGTGGAGACGGAGAATCTCGCCGACATGTATGCCGCGCTCAAGATGATGCGCGACAGCAATTCGCCGCAGATCGACCGAGCCCGCCTTGGCGAACAGTTCCTGTCGGTGAGCGACACGGCCTACCGCGTCCCCAACTACGCGCTGTCGGCCGACATCGCGCGTGACGCCGTTGCGCTCGATCCGAACAGCAATCAGGCGGTGCTGTTCCTTGCCGACAGCATCTACAAAAGCGGCGACGCGCCCAAGGCGTTCGCGACGTACAAGCAGTATATCGATCAGCGTAACGCCGCGGGTCAGACGGTACCCGAGGAATGGTATCAGCGCGCGGTCGGCCTGGCCTACAACGAGAAGGTCCCGGGGATGATGCCGCTCGCCGCCCGTTGGGTGAGCGCCTATCCGACCGATGCCAACTGGCGCGAAGTCGTCGCGCTGCTTCAGGATGCCCGTCAGTACAGCGATGCCGAAGTGATCGACGTGCTGCGTTTCCAGCGCGCGGTGGGCGTCATGCCGCAGGCCGGCGATTATGCCTATCTGGCGGACCAGTTGCTGGCTCAGGGTTTCCCCGGCGAAGCCAAGGCGGTGATGGACGACGGCGTTGCCAAGGGTATCGTCGATCCGTCGAACAGCACCTATGCCGAAGTCATCCGTATCGCGAATGAAAAGGCCCGCGGCGATCGTGCCAGCCTCGACAGTGTCGAAGCCGCCACCGCGAACCAGCTGCGAGGGATGATCGCGACCGCCGATGCCTATTATGGCTATGGCGACTACGCCAATGCCGTGGCCATCTATCAGGCCGCTTTGTCGCGCGACGGCGTCGACGCCAATACCGTCAACCTGCGTCTCGGGATGGCCGCCGGCATGAACGGCGACATGGCCACGGCCAACGCTGCCTTCGATCGGGTGGGCGGCAATTACGACGCGCTCGCCGACCTTTGGCAGGCGTGGTTTGCAACGCAGGGCTGA
- a CDS encoding sensor histidine kinase: MRFDDRLATLLTLPLAGPRDRAVRWRQLVELAARVSEAGMEDDAPMVAALAVIRSERDEVPIDVRSATGRAIAGRALGPKMLALFAEEELSVAAPVLAAASVKPEQRAALVDAADGATRAFLLNLWPDQDGADAESRRLGDVVERLKAARTTIGDAVDGETPSVKSPQPDGNTGTSDKADGANTAILDRETVASTTSRPSARSFSPSTNVDRDAIKAFRWETGADGAIDWVDGAPRTALIGQSLAAAPALAPLIGARQSFSAVDSAFAGLPGDWQVTGTPEYDPESGRFLGYSGAALRKRAAASRRMSPPRETALPLDPAALRELVHEIKTPLNAIIGFAEIIDGQYLGPAHRRYRERAAQIVTQARILLEAIKDLDFAARLQGGREEGDAEPLGDILNHLRPVIEARAARRGVDLDIPRDRDPVCSTNAELSARLLERLIAALIDVTPHGETLSIAIGAKERHCYVAIERPRGLDRYDERELFDPGFSIDDDDDALLGLGFSLRLVRGLARVAGGDLVIDDRHLTLSLVRAD, translated from the coding sequence GTGCGTTTCGACGACCGCCTTGCGACGCTGCTGACCCTGCCGCTGGCGGGGCCGCGCGACCGTGCGGTTCGCTGGCGCCAGTTGGTCGAACTGGCGGCGCGCGTGAGCGAGGCGGGAATGGAGGACGATGCGCCGATGGTCGCGGCGCTTGCGGTCATCCGGTCCGAGCGTGACGAAGTGCCGATCGACGTGCGAAGCGCGACGGGCCGCGCCATCGCGGGCAGGGCGCTCGGTCCGAAGATGCTCGCTCTGTTTGCCGAGGAGGAATTGTCGGTCGCCGCGCCGGTCCTCGCCGCGGCTTCGGTCAAGCCGGAACAGCGTGCCGCCTTGGTCGACGCGGCCGACGGGGCGACGCGGGCGTTCCTGCTCAATCTTTGGCCGGATCAGGACGGCGCCGATGCAGAAAGTCGGCGGTTGGGGGACGTGGTCGAGCGGCTGAAGGCAGCCCGCACCACGATTGGCGATGCGGTGGACGGGGAGACGCCGTCCGTAAAGTCACCACAGCCCGACGGAAATACAGGCACGTCCGACAAAGCAGACGGCGCGAACACCGCAATCCTCGACCGGGAAACCGTGGCGTCGACCACGTCGCGGCCGTCCGCCCGATCGTTTTCGCCTTCGACGAATGTCGATCGCGACGCCATCAAGGCGTTTCGCTGGGAAACGGGCGCGGACGGCGCAATCGACTGGGTCGACGGCGCACCCCGGACCGCGCTGATCGGTCAGTCGCTCGCCGCTGCGCCAGCGCTCGCCCCGCTGATCGGCGCCCGCCAGTCCTTTTCCGCAGTCGACAGCGCGTTCGCGGGGCTGCCCGGCGACTGGCAAGTCACCGGCACACCAGAATATGATCCGGAGAGCGGTCGGTTCCTCGGCTATAGCGGCGCCGCGCTGCGCAAACGGGCCGCGGCGAGCCGCCGGATGTCGCCGCCTCGCGAAACGGCCCTGCCGCTCGATCCCGCAGCGCTTCGTGAACTGGTTCACGAAATCAAAACGCCGCTCAATGCGATCATCGGGTTCGCGGAGATCATCGACGGACAGTATCTGGGCCCCGCGCACCGCCGTTATCGCGAACGGGCAGCACAGATCGTGACGCAGGCGCGTATCCTTCTGGAAGCCATCAAAGATCTCGATTTCGCCGCACGACTTCAGGGCGGGCGCGAAGAGGGAGATGCCGAACCGCTCGGCGACATTCTCAACCATCTTCGTCCCGTGATCGAAGCGCGGGCAGCGCGACGCGGTGTCGACCTCGACATCCCTCGCGACCGCGATCCGGTCTGCTCGACGAACGCTGAATTGTCGGCACGCCTTCTGGAACGCCTGATTGCGGCCCTCATCGACGTGACGCCCCACGGCGAGACCCTCTCGATCGCCATCGGTGCGAAGGAGCGTCACTGCTACGTCGCGATCGAGCGCCCGCGTGGGCTGGATCGCTATGACGAACGCGAGCTGTTCGACCCCGGCTTCTCGATCGACGATGACGATGATGCCCTATTGGGATTGGGATTTTCGCTCCGCTTGGTACGGGGATTGGCGCGCGTGGCCGGGGGCGACCTCGTCATCGACGATAGACATCTCACGCTTAGCCTCGTTCGCGCCGACTGA